From the genome of Gemmatimonadota bacterium:
CTGACCCAGATGTCGGGCTGGCCGCGACGCTCCCAGAACCAGTTGCTGAGGAACGAGACCAGCCCCTCGTCCAGCCAGGCTTCCAGCCACTCGTTGTTGGCCAGGATGCCGTGGGCGAAGATATGGGCGACCTCGTGCACGATCAGCCCCTGCGACGCGGACCCGTTCATGACCAGCATGGGGAACTCCGTGCCGCCCGGCTCGAGGCGGTGCACGTTGGTGACCTGCGGGTAGGGGTAGGGCCCGAAAATCGTGTCCAGCCAGGCCAGCGCCCGGGCCGTGCGCTCCACCGCTGCGCCCCTGTGCCAGGCCGTGTCGCCCGGCTGATACAGCACGTGGATGGCGACGCCGTTCCAGGCGCCGCCCTCGTAGACGTAGTCCGGCGCGGTGCTCCAGGCAAAGTGGTGGACGCTGTCCGCGCGCCAGCGGAGCTGCTTCCGCCCGGGCGCGGTCGCGGCCGCGAGCAACCCCAGGGCTTCCGCGGAGCGCGCTGCGGCGGCCGTGCCGGCCGGGCGCGGAAGGGCTGGCCGCCACCCCGGGTCTCCTGCTACGACTTCGCCCGTCGCGCCCAGCACCTGATCAGCCGAGAGGTCGAGCGTGACGTCGTAGCTGCCGAACTCGCCATAGAACTCGCCCTGCGGCAGTAGCGGATGGTGGCGCCAGCCGCCGGCGTCGTAGACCGCAATCCGCGGATACCACTGGGCAAAGTCATAGTGGCGGCCGCGGCGACCCTGCCGGCGGGGCACGATCGAGAGCCGCACCGCCCAGTCCAGATCCACGATCAGCGAGTCGCCGGGCGCGAGCGGGACCGGCAGCGGCACCGCGACTACGGTCGAGTCGGGCGCGCCCGGGTACACCGGCCGGACCTCGACCCCGCGGACGCGCACGCCCAGCAGCCGCTCGAAGGCGTGGTCCGCCGGCCCCAGCCGCTGGAAACGCGACTCCCCGAACTGCAGCTCCCGGAGAGCCCAGGCGCTGTTCGGGCGGAAGGCGTTCAGGTGAAGGTGGAAAAAGAGCGTGTCCAGCTCGGCCGGCGCCTGGTTCAGGTAGCGGAGCCGCGCGCGGCCGCGCAGCACGTGCGTGGCTTCGTCCAGACTCGCCTCGATGCGGTACGCGACCCGCTGCTGGAAGTACTCCCCGCTGGCCAGCCTCGCCCCCTGCAGAAGCGCCAATGCTGTCAGAATGGAAGTCACAGATTCATCTGCCTCATCAGGCGCGCGAAACGCGGGTCTTGCCGAACTGGATCCCACACCGGGTCCCACGGGAGCTGCCGCCAGGCGGCTGCGCGCCATTCGCTGATCCCCCGCTCCAGGAGCTGGAACGCGCGCTCCCGGTTCCCGAGCGCCAGGTGAAGCGCGGCGAGCATGTAGCCATTCATGGCCTGCGGCGGCTGGCGTTCGAATTCCCCAAGCAGGTCCATGGCCTGGTCGCGCTTCCCGGCGCGCGCGTACGTGTACGCGATCCACAGGAGATCAATCCTGCGCAAGTGTGGAGCGCCGGCGGTCACGGCGGTGCGGAACTGCGCGAGCGCCGAATCGTACATGGCGAGCTCGATGTAGACCTTCGCCAGGTTTTGCCGTCCCAGAGTGGGCTCGAGCTCGAGGGCCCGGCGATGGATCTGCACCGCCAGATGGTACTTTCGCGCCGCGCGCAGGGCCTCGGCGTAGTCCGCCGCCGCCGCCGCCGAAAGCGGCTCGAGCTGCGCGGCGAGAGTCGCTTCGCGCACGGCTTCTTCGGTCCGGCCGCGTACCATGAGTACGCCGGCATAGGTGGCGTGCGCTGACGAGTTCCTCCAGTCCAGTTGAATGGCAAGCTTCGCTTCACGCTCTGCGGCATCCCAGGCCCACCGCTCGAGCTCGGCCCGCCCCAGGGCCGCATGAGCTTCCGACAGCCTGGGAGCCAGTTGAACCGCGCGTTCCGCGGCGGCTTTCGCCGTCTCCGCACGTCGCTCCCGGGAAGGGGTCACAAGGAGGTGGGCCTGCGCGAGTGCTGCATAGGCCAGCGCATAGCGGGGATCGAGGGCCACGGCGCTGTCCAAGTACTCCATCGAGCTGAGCACGGCATCACGCGTTCCTTTATGGAGCAAGTAGCGGCCGCGCAGATACGCTTGGTAGGCTTGCGTATTGGCCGTGCCGCCGACCGCCAGCCGGGCAGGCCCCCGACTCGCCAGTCTGATTCTGAGCGCATCCACGATAGCACCGGCGATTTCTTCCTGTAGCGTCAAGACGTCCTTGAGCTCACGGTCGAATTTGCCCGACCAGAGGTGGTAGCCGTCCGACACCTTGATCAACTGCGCTGCGACGCGCAGGCGACTCCCCTCCTGACGAACGCTTCCCTCGAGCACGAGCTCCACATCCAGCGAGTCTCCGACAGTGCGGATACTCACGTCTTTGCCCCTGAATCGGAACGAAGACGTGCGCGCCGCAACGCGCAGGCTGTCGGTCTGGCTGAGCGCGTGGATCAGTTCCTCGGCAACGCCGTCGCTCAAATGCTCGCTCGCACTCGGGTCCGTGCTGAGATTGAGGAAGGGTAGCACCGCGATCGAGCGCGACGGCGTGGATGCCCGGAGCAGGTAATGCCGGGCCGCCCACGAACCCACGGCCAACAGCAACGCGGCCGCGATCGCAACTGCGATCACCCGGCGACGGCGTGAAGCGGGGACGCGAGGCTGAACGGCGGCTGGTAGACTCGCCGACTCCACGGATTCACTTGGTTCGTAGATTGCAGCCGGAGCCGCGGTGGGCGGAGTCGGGGCGGTGCTACTCTGCCGGACCACAGCGATCAGCGCCCGCGTCTGCTCCAGCGGCTCGAGTTCCTCCGCCTTCAGGGCGCGCTCGTAGCTGTCGTACTGGCGGATCGCTTCCGCGCGGTTCCCGCTGTGGGCGAGGAGCTCGATCAAGCGGTGGTGGGCTTCGTCTTCCAGCGGCTCCAGCTCGACCCAGCGCCGAGCCGCGAGCATGGCGCGCTCGACATCGCCGCGGGCGACGCACTGGTCAATGAGCTCCCGGCGTGTTTTCCGGTGCAAGCGGGCCACGCGCGCCCGGTGCCGATCGACCCAGTTCTCGAAGTTTTTCGATCCGGGAACATAGAAATCCCCGAGGAACTCACCGTTATAGAGCGCGAGAGCTTCCTCCAGCGCACCACGTTGAACGGCCGTCTCGAACTCGTGCATGTCCACCCGGATAAGCGGAGTGACGCGCATCCGCTCGCCGGGTGCCTGCACCCAGTCCTCGCCCAGGATCTGGCGGAGCTCATACAACTTCTGACTCAGGGCGTGGCGGCCACGCTCGGAATCACGCTCAGGCCAGAGGAGAGAGGCAACAGCCTCGCGCGTGGCCTCGCGTTCCAGCGCGAGATACAGCAGCACCGCGCAGCGAAGCCGCTGAGCCGGAAGATCGGCGAGCTCCGCGTCGCCCAGAAAGCAACGCAGCGTGCCGAGTGTGAGCAGACGGATCTGCATCTCGCCCACGTCGGACCTGTCAGGCTAAAAATGGTGGGGCTGGCTGCGTGCTATACTCGTGCGAAGAGGGGATTCAGGCAAGAGTTCGGGTGGGCCGGCCGACGGAATGAGGGGTGGGAACGGATGGGGGTCGGAGCCAATGGCCGGCCGCTCCGACCCCCTACGGGATCACGGCGCCCTGCCCCAATCGGGCGCCACGTCCTTGCTCGTGTTGTTGGTCAGTCGCGTAAGGTTGGACGCATCGGCGTCCATGACGTAGAGCTCCCTTTGGCCGTCACGGTCCGAATGAAAGACGATACGCTTGCCATCCGGCGACCACACCGGGTTCGCGTCGCTAGCCGGGTTCTGCGTGAGCCGCGTCTGATTCGAGCCGTCGATGTTCATTACGTAGATTTCCATGTTGCCATCCCGCTCCGACCAGAAGACGATCCTGGTCCCGTCGGGCGAGCAATCCGGATTGAAGTCCCGTGCAGCGTGGGTCGTTATCCGGATCACGTTGGAGCCGTCAGCATTCATCCCATAAACGTCGGTGTTCCCGCCGCGGACCGAAGCGAAGAGGATCCTGCCATCGGGGCAGTACGAGGGGACCTGATCGGCGCCCGGATTGTTCGTCAGGCGCGTCTGATTCGTCCCGTCCGCGTTCATGGAGTAGATCTCGAAATTGCCATCACGGTCGGACCGAAAGGCGATCTTGGCGCCGTCCGGCGACCAGGTGGGCACCTCGTCACGAGCAGAATTGTTCGTGAGGCGGCTCGGGCTCGATCCGTCCGCGCTGATCACGTGAATCTCGACGTTGCCACTGCGGTCCGAATGAAAGGCGATCTTGCGGCCATCAGGAGAGAGCGAGGGGTTCTGGTCACTGGCTGAGTGGCTGGTCAGTCGGGTCTGCGCCGAGCCGTCTGGATTCATGGCATAGATCTCATCGTTCCCGTCGCGATCCGCCTCCCAGACGATCCGGGTGGCACTCTTCGTTGCATCCGGTTCCAGCGGGTTCTTGTCGGAATCGCACGCGATCAGGGCGAAGAGCGTCGCCGCGGCTGCGGACAGGGCTGGCGCGCGGCAGCGTGGAGTCGTTGACATGGTGACCTCCTCCTTGTGAGGGCCGTGGTTTCGTGTTGACGGCACTCAAGCTAAGAAGCAGGTCTCCGCTACCGGATCACAACGGCGTCCGCCGATCGGGGCCCGTTCCACAAGCGTCTCCGTTCTGCATCCGCTGCGCCATCCGGCGTCATCCTGGGCCCGTGGTGCGGGCGCGGGGGGGTCTGCCGTGACAAGATGCGACCGCCGGCCGGCTGGCTGGCTCAGGCTTGCGTGCGACCGATTCCCGCTGGACTGGCTGGGGACGTGTACCGGCTGGAGGCGCCAGGCATGTTCCTGGCGCACCGGGACGACCGGCCTCGAGGCAGCGCGGGCGGTTGACAGTTTCCGGGGACCGTGCTTACTTAAGCTGGACTCGCCGCATATCTAAGCAAGCAACACGGACTTGCGTCGCCGCCGCCGTCCCGATTCCAGTGGAAGTGCATGTCAACGGAAGTAACTTCTAAGCCCCGAGCCGCTCCGGTTGGCGAACTGAGCCAGGAGGTCCGTGACTTCCTGCGCGAGTTCTCCACTGCCCTAAGCCGCTTTGCCATGTACCCGCCCGGCCATGTGTTCCTGCAGCAGCCGGCGGGCGCGGTGATCAAGCACCTTGAGGAGCTGCTCCTGGAACGCAGCACGCTGGTGGTGGGCGTAGCCCAGCGCCAGCTCTTCGTGGAGGGCGTGGTTACCGACCCCGAGCACCCCCTCTGGGGCGACCTCGCCCACCGGCTGCACAAGCAGCACATCGGCGCCCTGGCCTTCTCGCCAGGCCTCGAGGTAGAGGAGATCACCGAGCTGCTCTCTTCACTTACAGTCGAGGTGGGGAGCACCGAGCGGCCCATGGGTGTGCGGCTGCTGGAGCATCCTGGCGACTTCGACCGCTGGCATCACATCAAGCTGTTCCCGCTGACCTACGACAAGCTCGGCATTGCGGGCGACCCTGCGGCGGCGGAAAGTGGTGAAGGGCAGGAATCGGCGCGGGCGACGCAGCTCTGGCTCAAGCTGGCCCGGGTCGCGCTGGGCTTCCAGATCGAGGGCGAGGATCCGACCAGCACGGATCCCCTGCTCATTGCGGCGGCCATCGACCGCAGCCCTGAGGGCGACCAGGCCATTGTCGGCTTCCTGATGGACATTGCTCGGGAGCTGAAGGGCGAGGGGGAAGGTGGGGGCGAGGCGCTGCGCCAGCAGGTTGCGGAGCTGGTCAAGGCGCTGCAGCCGGAGACGCTGCAGCGCCTGGTCAGGATGGGCGGCGATGTCGCCAAGCGGACCAGGTTCTTGCTCGAGACCACGCAGACCTACCCTTCCGAGGCCGTGATGGAGATCGTGCAGGCCGCGGCCGAGACGGCCGAGCAAAAGATCTCGCATGGGCTCATGCGTCTGCTTTCCAAGCTGGCCATGCATGCCAAGCCGGGCAGTGCGCCGCTGCACGCGGAGGCGAACGCCGCCCTGCGCGAGCAGACGCGCAAGCTGGTCGAGCGGTGGCAGCTCCAGGATCCCAACCCGGACGAGTACACCGCCTCCCTGGAGAGCATGGCTCGGGTCACGCCCGACTCGCCCACCAGCAAGCGCGTCCTCAGTGTTTTCGAACCTGAGCGTCTGGTGCAGATGGGCCTCGAGATCGACGCTGTGGGGCCTCAGGTCGAGCGCGCCGTCGCCGATCTGCTGGACGCTGGTCAGATTGCCGAGCTGCTGCACATGCTGCAGCACGTAGCGGCGGACAGCCGCGCGGCCGCCATCGTGCGCCGCTCCCTGGGCACGCCGGACAACGTGCGGCGGCTGCTGTGGGGCGAGGACATCGACTTCCAGGCCCTGGACCAGTTGGTGGCTGCCATAGGCGTTGTTGCGGCTGATCCCATGCTGGACAAGCTGGCGGAGGCGCAGTCAGCGCCCGCGCGCCGCGGCCTGTTCGACCGGCTCAGGAACATGGGGCCGGCCATTGTGCCGCTGATCCTTCCCCGCGTCGCCGACGAGCGCTGGTACGTCCAGCGCAACATGCTGGCACTGCTCCACGACATTGGCGCGCTGCCCGAGGGATTCAGCCCGGCCATTTTTGCTCACCATACTGACCCGCGGGTGCGCCGCGAGGGGTTCAAGCTCTGGCTCAAGCAGCCGGGGGAGCGGGAGCACGCCCTCTGCGCGGCGCTCAGCGACGAGGACTCCGCCGTCATCGCCATAGCGCTGGGCGTCGCTCATGACGGCTGCCCACCGGCCGCGTTCCCCTTCGTGGCCAGGCGGATCCTGGATCCCAAGCTGCCCGCGGAGATCCGGGTGCCCGGCATCCGGCTGCTCCGCGGCGTACGCTCGCCCCTGGCCCTGGCCACACTGCTGAAGCTCAGCTCGCGCAGGACCTTCCTGCTGCGGCGCCTCACGCTGGCGCGCAAGACGCCCGAGCTGCTGATCGCGCTCGAAGTGCTGGCCTCCACCTGGCCCACGGAATCGCGCAGTGCGGCGGTGCTCAAGCGCGCCGCCAGGTCCGGCGACGCGGAGATCCGCGCGGCCATTGACAGCCGGCAGAACCGGTCATGAGCGACGCAGCCGCCTTCCTGATCGGCTTTGCCCGCGCCCTCTCCGCCATGGTGCTGTACCACCAGCAGCATCCCGCCCGGGAGCGCGCCCTGGAGGTGGCCTACGAGTCGCTGCAGCAACTGCAGTCCCGGGACCCGCAGCTCCGCTACACCTTCTTCAAGGAGGAGGTAGTCTTCGGCAACCAGCCGTTGGCCGAGCTGAAGGCCTGGGACTATGCGCCCAAGCTGGTGGAGGCGGGCATCGAGCGTCTCGAATGTGACGACTGCGTCAGTCGCGAGGACTTCGAGGCGTTCCTCGAGATCGCACTGGGCCGGCTGAACCTGCTGGCCCTGCCCAGCAGCCAGGTGCGTCAGGAGCGCAAGCTCGGGATCCGCTTCGGCGAGCTGGGCGTGCGCGGCGGCGCGAAGGGCAAGGAGGCGGAAAAGGACGCCTACACGCTGGCCGAGGAGGCGGACACGGTCCGTTGGATCCATGAAGAGGTGCAGCGCGGCAACCTGCCCCTGGCGGAGGCCGACGCCGTCGTCCGCTCGCTCGCCGTAGCCATGCACAGCGAGCGCGAAATCGTGCTCCCGCTGCTCCAGCTCCGACAGTTCGACGAGTACACGACGACGCACTCGCTGAATGTCTCGGTGCTGGCTATGGGGCTGGCGGAGTTCCTGGGCATGCAGCCGCAGGATGTACGCGCCTTCGGCACGGCCGGCTTACTCCACGACATCGGCAAGGTACGCATCCCGAAGGAAGTGCTCACCAAGCCCGGTCAACTCTCGGCGGCAGAGCGAGAGGTCATGAACCGTCACCCGGCGGATGGCGCGCGCGTCATCTTCGAGTCGACCCAGCAGCTCGAGCTTGCGGCGGTGGTAGCCTACGAGCACCACATCATGCTGGACGGCCGTGGCTACCCGCTGCTGATGTTCCGGCGCGACTGTCACGACGCCAGCAGGCTGGTGCATGTCTGTGACCTGTACGACGCCTTGCGCACCAACCGCCCCTACCGCGAGGGGTGGCCGTCGACGAAGGTGCTCGAGTACATCAGCACCCACGCGGGCTCGGAGCTCGACCCCGAGTACGCCAGCGCTTTCGTCAAGATGATGGCGCAATGGGACGGCCGGCTGGCGGTGCTGCAAGACGAGAACGAGAGGATCCGCGCCGGTAACGGCGCGGCTGCCCAGGCCGCAGGAGCAGTGGCGGGGGGCATGGCGGCGCCGAGCCCCGCGGCGTCTGCCCCGCAACCGACACCCCCAGCCGACGCTCCGGCCGCCCCGCCGGCGGCTGAACGGGCTGTGGGACCGGCACCCCATTCCCCGCCCGCTCCTCCCGGCTCGCCGTCATAAAACAGCGTCGTCAGTTCAGCGGCAGCGCAGCCAGCACCTCGTTCGCCGCCTGGCGCAGCGCGTCGCGCTCCGCCGCTGCAATCTTGCGGCTGGCTATAGTGTATGCCGACTCGACCCTGGCCCGCGCGTCCGCCCGCATCTCGAGGCGGGGCAGGTCCCCACTCCGGATGCGCTCGAGCAGGTGACTGTAGCCGAAGCGCACTGCCTGGAAAGCCCAGGAATTGGGCGCGAATTTGGCCGCGCTCTCTACATCGGCGTACGGTGAGACCGAGCTCTGCGGCCGCGCCACCTGGCTGCGCAACGCCACGAAGGTCGCGTGGCGCGGCAGCCCGACACGCGTAAGCCCGCTGCCCGTGTAGGTGCTGGCAAACCTCGAGGGCTCGAAGATCCAGCCCAGGTACATCCACGAGGCCCAGTTGCGTTCCGCGTTGTCGAACGGCACGTGCGCGGACAGCGCCTTGCGCGCCACATTGCCCACGTCCCACCAGATCTCGTGGGCTACCGGGTGCAGTCGCCCGCTGATGCCGTAGCGCAGCATGTGCTGCGCGGCGAGGGTCGAGGTCCAGCGCCTCACGTTGAAGCACTGCTGGTAGTTCACGCGTTCCGGTACCTCGAGCAGACACGGCGCTGCCGGGTTCTCCGTCCGCCGCTCCGCGCTGCGCAGGGCCGAGAGTGCCCGCACCAGATTCTCGCTGGTCGGCGCGGCCTGGTACCCCGCCAGCGCGGCACGGCCCAGCTTCCCCTGGTCATCCAGTACGCCGGCCGGAAGCGGCTGGTCCGGCATCCAGTCCAGGTTCCCGTTCTCGAGGGACCAGAGCGGCAGCGCGATGGCAGCCCGCACGGCCAGCGGATCGATCGCACGCAGGCGTTCACTGGTCA
Proteins encoded in this window:
- a CDS encoding HD domain-containing protein; this translates as MSDAAAFLIGFARALSAMVLYHQQHPARERALEVAYESLQQLQSRDPQLRYTFFKEEVVFGNQPLAELKAWDYAPKLVEAGIERLECDDCVSREDFEAFLEIALGRLNLLALPSSQVRQERKLGIRFGELGVRGGAKGKEAEKDAYTLAEEADTVRWIHEEVQRGNLPLAEADAVVRSLAVAMHSEREIVLPLLQLRQFDEYTTTHSLNVSVLAMGLAEFLGMQPQDVRAFGTAGLLHDIGKVRIPKEVLTKPGQLSAAEREVMNRHPADGARVIFESTQQLELAAVVAYEHHIMLDGRGYPLLMFRRDCHDASRLVHVCDLYDALRTNRPYREGWPSTKVLEYISTHAGSELDPEYASAFVKMMAQWDGRLAVLQDENERIRAGNGAAAQAAGAVAGGMAAPSPAASAPQPTPPADAPAAPPAAERAVGPAPHSPPAPPGSPS
- a CDS encoding M1 family metallopeptidase codes for the protein MTSILTALALLQGARLASGEYFQQRVAYRIEASLDEATHVLRGRARLRYLNQAPAELDTLFFHLHLNAFRPNSAWALRELQFGESRFQRLGPADHAFERLLGVRVRGVEVRPVYPGAPDSTVVAVPLPVPLAPGDSLIVDLDWAVRLSIVPRRQGRRGRHYDFAQWYPRIAVYDAGGWRHHPLLPQGEFYGEFGSYDVTLDLSADQVLGATGEVVAGDPGWRPALPRPAGTAAAARSAEALGLLAAATAPGRKQLRWRADSVHHFAWSTAPDYVYEGGAWNGVAIHVLYQPGDTAWHRGAAVERTARALAWLDTIFGPYPYPQVTNVHRLEPGGTEFPMLVMNGSASQGLIVHEVAHIFAHGILANNEWLEAWLDEGLVSFLSNWFWERRGQPDIWVRELERAAERERAGATQPVATPAAEFADFAMYQAMTYTKASLIFLMLRGYLGEPVLRQVLRAYYERHRFRHVTERELRAVAEEVSGQELDWFFQQWLHTTATLDYAIGAAATERLPDGAWRTRVEVLRSGDAWMPVLLRVGDQVRRLESRAPRQLIEVTTTRQPAEAVLDPRRTLLELDYSNNRRAL
- a CDS encoding PD40 domain-containing protein, yielding MSTTPRCRAPALSAAAATLFALIACDSDKNPLEPDATKSATRIVWEADRDGNDEIYAMNPDGSAQTRLTSHSASDQNPSLSPDGRKIAFHSDRSGNVEIHVISADGSSPSRLTNNSARDEVPTWSPDGAKIAFRSDRDGNFEIYSMNADGTNQTRLTNNPGADQVPSYCPDGRILFASVRGGNTDVYGMNADGSNVIRITTHAARDFNPDCSPDGTRIVFWSERDGNMEIYVMNIDGSNQTRLTQNPASDANPVWSPDGKRIVFHSDRDGQRELYVMDADASNLTRLTNNTSKDVAPDWGRAP